From Bacteroides uniformis:
GCATCTTCCACACCACCTTTAAATGCCGTACCACCGAACTGGCCAAAGACTGCACCGTGAAAAACATCGAACGCGTCAATATCCGCTTCAAGGTAGCCAACACCCTGCGGCTGGTGAACGACAGCAACGCCACCACCAAAGGTGGAGCAAACAACCTCATCTTTGAGCTTGTAACTGCCGACAAGGATAGCACCGGTGGAGGTTCCGGCGGCAATAATCCCGATGGCGGAGGTTCCGACGGAGACCAAGGAGAGAATCCGCTGGGATAAAAAAATAGGGGTTAGCGATAAGCTTGTGTTCCCTAACCCCTACCCCTAATCACTAACCCCTAACCATTAACCATTATGAGTACAAAATCATCAGCCTGGGATAAGATTCTGAAAGTAATCATTGCTGTAGCTTCGGCACTTTTGGGTGCATTCAGCGCACACGCCATGAACAGCGGTGGTCCCTTTTAGCGAACAGCCCCCAAAGGCAAACAGTAAAGAAAAATGAGAAAAATTGATTTGATTGTGATACATTGCAGCGCCACGTGCGAGGACCGTCCCTTTACCGGGCAAGCTCTGGAAGCCGCGCACCGCCGACGTGGATTTGATGGCACGGGCTATCATTTCTACATCCGCCGTGACGGACAAATCCTGACTACCCGCCCGGTCGAGAGGGCCGGCGCCCACGCCCGCGGCTACAATGCCCACTCTATCGGAATCGCCTATGAAGGCGGATTGGACCACTATGGGAATCCCAAAGACACACGCACGGAATGGCAACGCCACTCGCTCCGCGTATTGGTCCGCGCTTTGCTGATGGACTATCCGGAAGCAAAAGTGGCGGGACATCGCGACCTCAGCCCCGACCTGAACAACAACGGAGAGGTGGAACCGATGGAATGGACGAAA
This genomic window contains:
- a CDS encoding smalltalk protein — encoded protein: MSTKSSAWDKILKVIIAVASALLGAFSAHAMNSGGPF
- a CDS encoding N-acetylmuramoyl-L-alanine amidase; translation: MRKIDLIVIHCSATCEDRPFTGQALEAAHRRRGFDGTGYHFYIRRDGQILTTRPVERAGAHARGYNAHSIGIAYEGGLDHYGNPKDTRTEWQRHSLRVLVRALLMDYPEAKVAGHRDLSPDLNNNGEVEPMEWTKQCPCFEVKKEKW
- a CDS encoding HU family DNA-binding protein; protein product: MPTALVVRTQRHKKIGDSSSPMVYTLKRKPQDAKIFDLARIAQDIEALGAMSAEDVEHVGKAIVRQMRQTLTDGNSVRLDGFGIFHTTFKCRTTELAKDCTVKNIERVNIRFKVANTLRLVNDSNATTKGGANNLIFELVTADKDSTGGGSGGNNPDGGGSDGDQGENPLG